The Herpetosiphonaceae bacterium genome includes a region encoding these proteins:
- a CDS encoding (Fe-S)-binding protein, producing the protein MADTTRRATLFITCIIDQIYPEIGEAVVTVLERLGVEVGFPLDQTCCGQPAFNSGFRDESRAVAGRNIEVLRGCGDVVTPSGSCATMIRHYYPELFGDHPELHAAALELASRTYEFTEYLVDVLGVTDVGAHFPATLTIHDACHGLRELKLKAQPRELLAHVADAQVVEMVDAERCCGFGGLFAVKLGHISEAMVGDKVAAIKQTGASYAVTCDASCMTQINGRLSREGVVCRTLHIAQVLAGGPLGALQTPGDTSAASRD; encoded by the coding sequence ATGGCAGATACAACTCGCCGAGCGACGCTCTTCATCACCTGCATCATCGATCAGATCTACCCCGAAATCGGCGAGGCCGTGGTGACAGTGCTGGAGCGGCTTGGCGTCGAGGTGGGGTTTCCGCTCGATCAAACCTGCTGCGGCCAACCGGCCTTTAACTCCGGCTTTCGCGACGAATCGCGCGCGGTTGCCGGGCGCAACATCGAGGTGCTGCGCGGCTGCGGCGATGTGGTCACGCCGTCGGGCTCGTGCGCGACGATGATCCGGCACTATTATCCTGAGCTGTTCGGCGACCATCCTGAGCTGCACGCGGCGGCGCTGGAGCTGGCGAGCCGGACCTACGAGTTTACCGAGTATCTGGTCGATGTGCTGGGTGTCACCGACGTAGGCGCGCACTTCCCGGCGACGCTGACGATCCATGATGCCTGCCACGGCCTGCGCGAGCTGAAGCTCAAAGCGCAGCCGCGCGAGCTGCTGGCGCATGTCGCGGATGCGCAGGTGGTCGAGATGGTCGATGCGGAGCGCTGCTGCGGCTTCGGCGGCCTGTTCGCGGTCAAGCTTGGGCACATCTCAGAGGCGATGGTCGGCGACAAGGTGGCGGCGATCAAGCAGACCGGCGCGAGCTACGCCGTCACCTGCGACGCAAGCTGTATGACGCAGATCAACGGTCGGCTCAGCCGCGAGGGCGTGGTCTGCCGGACACTGCATATCGCGCAGGTATTGGCGGGCGGTCCCCTGGGCGCGCTGCAAACGCCCGGCGATACATCTGCCGCTTCCCGTGATTAA
- a CDS encoding lactate utilization protein, whose translation MNDSRSRILAHIRSGLQVNQPMLQAQADEYPAPHPHGPFVATDLDVLDQFQAELTALHGHVYVCDGPGDALEQLGSLLESIGARQVLAWNLEDLPIPGVDALLDGLGIARVAPQVLGDDDRESRLGGLETIPIGITGADAAIAESGSLLLLSDDGRGRLASLLPPMHIALLPAERIMRTLPDAFALLREQLGDGMFRNRSNLAIISGPSRTADIELSLTLGVHGPKEVHVIVIR comes from the coding sequence ATGAACGATTCGCGATCTCGCATCCTTGCACACATTCGATCCGGCTTGCAGGTCAACCAGCCGATGTTGCAGGCGCAGGCCGACGAGTATCCCGCGCCGCATCCGCATGGTCCGTTCGTGGCGACGGACCTCGATGTGCTCGACCAGTTCCAGGCGGAGCTGACAGCGCTCCATGGTCATGTGTATGTCTGCGACGGTCCGGGGGATGCGCTGGAGCAGCTCGGCTCGCTGCTGGAATCTATCGGAGCGCGCCAGGTGCTGGCGTGGAATCTTGAGGATCTGCCGATACCTGGCGTCGATGCGCTGCTGGATGGCCTGGGTATCGCGCGGGTCGCGCCGCAGGTGCTCGGCGATGACGATCGCGAGTCGCGGCTGGGTGGGCTTGAGACGATCCCGATCGGGATTACCGGCGCGGATGCGGCCATCGCCGAGAGCGGCAGCCTGCTGCTGCTGAGCGACGACGGTCGCGGACGGCTGGCGTCGCTGCTGCCGCCGATGCATATCGCGCTGCTACCAGCGGAACGGATCATGCGGACGCTGCCCGATGCGTTTGCGCTGCTGCGGGAGCAGCTTGGCGATGGTATGTTTCGCAATCGTTCTAATCTCGCGATCATCAGCGGCCCCTCGCGCACCGCCGACATCGAGCTGAGCCTAACGCTGGGTGTACACGGCCCAAAAGAAGTTCATGTGATCGTCATTCGCTGA
- a CDS encoding Gfo/Idh/MocA family oxidoreductase, with product MTKLRWGVLGAANIARKKVIPAIQASTYGTVVAIASRDRARAEQLAQDAKIAQVFDDYTALLNSSEIDAVYIPLPNSEHYRWTIAAAQAGKHILCEKPLALTVQQAEEMVAAAERAGVKLAEAFMYRHHPIVKDILDLLHGGMIGELRIVRGTFSFGIVADSNIRLSKELGGGALMDVGCYGVNLARLAVGTEPEAVAAVAVYGPSGVDESFIGVMRFPNGVVAEIDVSLKAAGDTRYELIGSSGRIFVRQGFRPEANEEGEIQVHQNGEVSRIFTDTVDQYQLMVDEFARAALEDRPLRYPPQDAVANMRVIEALRKAA from the coding sequence ATGACGAAGCTACGATGGGGAGTTCTCGGAGCTGCCAATATTGCACGGAAGAAGGTGATCCCAGCGATTCAGGCGTCGACCTACGGCACGGTCGTCGCGATTGCCAGCCGCGACCGGGCGCGGGCCGAGCAGCTTGCCCAGGATGCCAAGATCGCGCAGGTCTTCGACGACTATACCGCGCTGCTCAACAGCTCCGAGATCGACGCCGTGTATATTCCGCTGCCGAACAGCGAGCATTATCGCTGGACAATCGCGGCGGCGCAGGCGGGCAAGCATATTTTGTGCGAGAAGCCGCTGGCGCTGACCGTGCAGCAGGCTGAGGAGATGGTCGCGGCGGCTGAGCGCGCGGGTGTGAAGCTGGCCGAGGCGTTTATGTACCGGCACCATCCAATCGTAAAGGATATTCTGGATCTGCTGCACGGCGGTATGATCGGCGAGCTGCGCATCGTCCGGGGCACCTTTTCGTTTGGCATCGTCGCCGACAGCAATATTCGGCTGAGCAAGGAGTTGGGCGGCGGCGCGCTGATGGATGTCGGCTGCTACGGCGTGAATCTGGCGCGGCTCGCGGTGGGCACGGAGCCGGAGGCGGTGGCGGCGGTGGCGGTCTACGGCCCGTCTGGCGTGGACGAGTCGTTCATCGGCGTGATGCGCTTTCCCAACGGCGTGGTCGCGGAGATCGATGTCAGCCTCAAGGCGGCGGGCGATACGCGCTACGAGCTGATCGGCAGCAGCGGACGGATCTTTGTGCGGCAGGGCTTCCGGCCCGAAGCGAACGAAGAGGGCGAGATCCAGGTGCACCAGAATGGCGAGGTTTCGCGCATCTTCACCGATACCGTCGATCAATATCAGCTTATGGTCGATGAGTTTGCCCGCGCGGCGCTTGAAGATCGCCCGCTGCGCTACCCGCCTCAGGATGCGGTCGCCAATATGCGGGTGATCGAGGCGCTGCGGAAGGCGGCATAG
- a CDS encoding LutB/LldF family L-lactate oxidation iron-sulfur protein yields MAAQPLTFYERADAALHDAQLKTALDRATVRFIAQRAAAIDKLLNSDEVRDRARAARARALAHLDRYLEQLAANVEAAGGHVHWAYDGEEARQIILDLARTRGVRSIVKGKSMASEEIHLNHALEAAGLRVVETDLGEYIIQLAGETPSHILAPAIHWTKEQVARLFHEKLGMAPTDEVTALTAAAREALRLEYLRADMGITGVNFGVAETGTIVLVENEGNGRLTSTAPRIHVGLMGIERTVATMDDLMPLMQVLARSASGQKMSVYTNFVTGPGRAGEFDGPEEFHLVLLDNGRSRILGSEYVEALYCIRCGACLNVCPVYGEIGGHAYGSVYPGPIGAVLTPLLDGLDADNKWLPYASSLCGACQEACPVRIPLPDYLLKLRRDVVQQVGAPLAERLGMQAWRIGMTSRGLYRAGGKLSRVGLRMLARRGRIRRLPPPLDAWTHGRDFPPFAAESFHERWTRRKKQA; encoded by the coding sequence ATGGCAGCTCAACCTCTCACATTCTACGAACGTGCCGACGCGGCACTGCACGATGCTCAGTTGAAAACGGCGCTCGATCGGGCGACGGTGCGCTTTATCGCCCAGCGCGCCGCCGCGATCGATAAGCTGCTCAACAGCGACGAGGTGCGCGATCGGGCGCGGGCGGCGCGCGCACGGGCGCTGGCGCATCTGGATCGCTACCTGGAGCAGCTCGCGGCCAACGTCGAGGCGGCGGGCGGGCATGTTCACTGGGCCTACGATGGCGAGGAGGCGCGGCAGATCATCCTCGATCTGGCGCGGACCAGGGGCGTGCGCAGCATCGTCAAGGGCAAAAGCATGGCCTCCGAGGAGATCCACCTCAACCATGCGCTCGAAGCGGCGGGCCTGCGCGTGGTCGAGACTGACCTGGGCGAGTATATCATCCAGCTTGCGGGCGAGACGCCGTCGCATATCCTCGCGCCCGCGATCCACTGGACCAAAGAGCAGGTCGCGCGGCTGTTCCACGAGAAGCTGGGCATGGCTCCGACCGACGAAGTGACCGCGCTGACGGCTGCGGCGCGTGAGGCGCTGCGGCTGGAATATCTGCGCGCCGACATGGGCATTACCGGCGTCAACTTTGGCGTGGCCGAAACCGGCACGATCGTGCTGGTCGAGAACGAGGGCAATGGACGGCTGACCTCGACCGCGCCGCGCATTCATGTCGGGCTGATGGGCATCGAGCGCACCGTGGCGACGATGGACGATCTGATGCCGCTGATGCAAGTGCTGGCGCGCTCGGCCAGCGGCCAGAAGATGAGCGTCTATACCAATTTCGTCACCGGCCCCGGACGGGCGGGCGAGTTCGACGGGCCGGAGGAGTTTCACCTCGTGCTGCTCGACAACGGGCGGTCGCGTATCCTGGGCTCGGAGTACGTCGAGGCGCTGTACTGCATCCGCTGCGGCGCGTGTCTGAATGTCTGCCCGGTCTATGGCGAGATCGGCGGCCATGCATATGGCTCGGTCTATCCCGGCCCGATCGGCGCGGTGCTCACACCGCTGCTCGATGGCCTCGACGCCGATAACAAGTGGCTGCCCTACGCCAGCAGCCTGTGCGGCGCGTGTCAGGAGGCATGTCCGGTGCGGATTCCGCTGCCCGATTACCTGCTCAAGCTGCGCCGCGACGTGGTGCAGCAGGTGGGCGCACCGCTGGCGGAGCGGCTGGGCATGCAGGCATGGCGCATCGGGATGACCTCGCGCGGTCTGTACAGGGCGGGCGGCAAACTATCGCGGGTGGGGCTTAGGATGCTGGCGCGGCGCGGACGTATCCGCCGCCTGCCGCCGCCGCTGGACGCCTGGACTCATGGGCGGGATTTTCCGCCATTCGCCGCCGAGAGCTTCCACGAGCGCTGGACCAGGCGCAAGAAGCAAGCCTAG